In a single window of the Perognathus longimembris pacificus isolate PPM17 unplaced genomic scaffold, ASM2315922v1 HiC_scaffold_200, whole genome shotgun sequence genome:
- the LOC125344657 gene encoding testis-specific Y-encoded protein 9-like → MASRQECGTPPPAEEPPLKELQALQLDLGPVNNQATKAHERLKQNLSKRQKTLLDSRSSNIRGIPGFWAQTFVNHPQLSAMISDQDEDMLSYMINLEVQELRHPKSSCKITFYFRNNPYFQNAVVVKEFVVDITGYRLCHSTPILWRQYYKIEADSHRNHNKSPNFFNWFTDHNFAGSNRITEIIRKDLWLNPLHYYKMMKAHEEGEENESPMNPDAYQDFL, encoded by the exons ATGGCGAGTAGACAGGAATGTGGGACTCCTCCACCTGCGGAAGAG CCACCACTGAAGGAATTGCAGGCTCTTCAGTTAGATCTGGGACCAGTGAATAACCAAGCCACCAAGGCTCATGAACGCCTAAAACAGAATCTGAGCAAGAGGCAAAAGACTCTCCTGGATTCCAGAAGCAGCAACATCCGGggcatccctggcttctgggccCAAACT TTTGTGAACCATCCCCAGCTGTCAGCAATGATCAGTGACCAAGATGAAGACATGCTTAGCTACATGATCAATTTGGAA GTACAAGAACTCAGGCATCCCAAGAGTTCCTGCAAAATCaccttttactttagaaataaccCATACTTCCAGAATGCAGTGGTTGTTAAGGAATTCGTCGTGGATATCACTG GATATAGGTTGTGCCATTCCACTCCCATTCTGTGGCGTCAGTATTATAAAATTGAAGCTGACAGTCACAGAAACCACAACAAGAGCCCAAACTTCTTCAACTGGTTTACAGACCACAATTTTGCAGGCTCAAACAGGATCACTGAG ATCATCAGaaaagacctgtggctcaatcCATTGCACTACTACAAGATGATGAAAGCACATGAAGAGGGG gaagaaaatgaatccccTATGAATCCAGATGCTTACCAGGACTTCCTGTGA